The following proteins come from a genomic window of Oceanispirochaeta sp.:
- a CDS encoding ABC transporter permease has protein sequence MISNDTTSMGDIRKYFNWRNHTTLVGFLALFLLASIIGWPHFLKSRNLITLLRQISYTGIISLGMTLVIISGGFDLSVGSMTAFAGGVAIFAMNSFGPGSSMGVAAGILTALIFATFLGSLNGFLITKWRIAPFIATLGTMSIYRSLVIYIAQAGNIESINMSYGIIGSGSVLGLPVPVWMFFIIAGVLHVFLNHTRTGRYICAVGDNEQVARYSAININLIRFIPYAITGFTVGVSALLWSSRLNCVNPSDCSGYELDAIAAVVIGGTPMTGGRGSIIGTVLGAIMLGIINNMLVLAGVSSYLQLAAKGVVIIVAVLLQYKK, from the coding sequence ATGATATCAAACGATACAACTTCTATGGGAGATATCCGGAAGTACTTCAACTGGAGGAACCATACAACCCTGGTCGGATTTTTAGCACTCTTCCTGCTTGCCTCAATCATAGGATGGCCACACTTTTTAAAATCACGCAATTTGATAACCCTGCTGAGACAGATCTCCTATACGGGAATTATTTCTCTGGGGATGACTCTGGTCATCATCTCTGGCGGTTTTGATCTGTCCGTCGGTTCTATGACAGCCTTTGCGGGAGGAGTTGCCATCTTTGCAATGAACTCCTTTGGACCCGGCAGTTCAATGGGAGTAGCCGCCGGTATATTAACAGCACTGATATTTGCAACATTTTTAGGTTCTTTGAACGGTTTCCTTATCACAAAATGGCGCATAGCCCCCTTTATTGCCACACTGGGAACCATGTCCATATACCGGTCACTGGTCATCTACATTGCTCAGGCGGGAAATATTGAGTCCATCAATATGAGTTACGGAATAATCGGTTCAGGATCTGTCCTGGGTCTGCCTGTACCGGTGTGGATGTTCTTTATTATCGCCGGAGTACTGCATGTCTTTTTGAATCATACCCGGACTGGGCGTTATATATGTGCCGTGGGAGATAATGAACAGGTGGCCCGGTATTCTGCAATCAATATCAATCTTATCCGTTTTATACCCTATGCGATAACCGGATTCACCGTAGGCGTATCGGCTCTGCTCTGGTCATCCAGACTGAACTGTGTTAACCCCTCAGACTGCTCCGGGTATGAACTGGATGCCATTGCCGCGGTAGTTATAGGCGGAACTCCAATGACCGGAGGCCGGGGAAGTATTATAGGCACTGTTTTAGGTGCAATCATGCTCGGAATAATCAACAATATGCTGGTTCTGGCAGGAGTCTCTTCATACCTCCAGCTGGCTGCCAAGGGTGTTGTGATTATAGTTGCAGTGTTACTGCAATATAAAAAATGA
- a CDS encoding substrate-binding domain-containing protein → MKKLLMVCLIALFAISGVFAAGQKDGENVKHIGVAIPSADHGWTGGIVWWANKRAKEIEAEYGGKVKVSVVTANGPSTQIQAVENLMSIGIDYLVILPHESAPLTPIVKEAHDAGIKCIVVDRGLTDTGFGYVNLAGDNPGFGTLSGKWMAKEMMAKSKGGNIVCMGGLPVPIDKERMDGFFAEIDKESSIVNLLGKDKYEFADWSTQKGLELMETFLSQYPKIDAVFCQDDDVLRGVLQAYKESGRSDSHTFLGGAGSKVVMKMIMDGDPLVRATVTYHPMMIADGMNYALDVAMGKKSADFHNASAPISVVIPSVLLTKDNVADYYEADSVY, encoded by the coding sequence ATGAAAAAGTTATTGATGGTTTGCCTTATAGCATTATTTGCTATAAGCGGTGTTTTTGCTGCTGGTCAGAAGGATGGTGAAAATGTAAAGCACATCGGGGTTGCCATTCCCAGTGCCGACCACGGATGGACCGGTGGTATCGTCTGGTGGGCGAACAAGAGAGCAAAAGAGATTGAAGCAGAGTATGGCGGAAAGGTAAAAGTAAGCGTTGTAACAGCTAATGGTCCTTCTACACAGATTCAGGCAGTTGAGAACCTAATGTCAATCGGTATTGACTATCTGGTAATTCTTCCCCACGAATCAGCTCCTCTGACTCCCATTGTAAAAGAAGCTCACGATGCCGGAATTAAATGTATCGTTGTTGACCGCGGATTAACTGACACCGGATTCGGATATGTAAACCTTGCCGGCGACAACCCCGGATTTGGAACACTCAGCGGCAAGTGGATGGCCAAAGAGATGATGGCCAAATCAAAGGGTGGCAACATCGTATGTATGGGAGGACTTCCTGTTCCCATCGATAAGGAAAGAATGGATGGTTTCTTTGCCGAAATTGACAAAGAGTCTTCTATTGTTAACCTGCTCGGAAAAGATAAATACGAATTTGCAGACTGGTCTACACAGAAAGGTCTGGAACTGATGGAAACATTCCTCAGCCAGTACCCCAAAATTGATGCTGTTTTCTGCCAGGATGATGATGTTCTCCGTGGTGTTCTTCAGGCTTACAAAGAGTCCGGAAGATCCGATAGTCACACCTTCCTCGGAGGAGCCGGTTCCAAAGTTGTCATGAAAATGATTATGGATGGAGATCCTCTTGTCAGAGCGACTGTTACCTATCATCCCATGATGATTGCCGATGGAATGAACTATGCCCTTGATGTTGCCATGGGTAAGAAATCTGCAGATTTCCACAATGCATCTGCACCCATATCCGTAGTCATTCCTTCTGTTCTGCTTACAAAAGACAATGTAGCCGACTACTACGAAGCAGATTCTGTTTACTAA
- a CDS encoding LacI family DNA-binding transcriptional regulator — translation MRKKVTRVDVAKAAGVAESTVSRALNDSTLISSDVKIRIRLIASQLGYIPNRQAVLLASNKTMRVGLVVRTYKSFSPFTRSYFPRLLDGVLQKAEALGYSVTVVLDKKNDEYKDLSEMIYSKEVDGFIFSVTPLEDPRFGDLLSHKVPFVLVNNLFQGADCINCDPYAGTRDALSHLASMGHKHIGYITGDSNYWDGKERLSVFQNLCMKQGMEFTLCQGNFSKRSGMAGAEKLLADRSGLTAIMAGSDRCALGVMEYCKKKNIRIPEDISLIGFDNLGPARDSVPGLSTIHNPVVRMGSDAMELLYQSLIEKIEKKTSLLIDSGFIIRGSTGVPRGQ, via the coding sequence TTGAGAAAAAAAGTGACCAGGGTTGATGTTGCCAAAGCGGCGGGAGTAGCGGAATCCACCGTTTCACGCGCTTTGAACGATTCGACTCTGATCTCAAGTGATGTGAAAATACGAATCAGACTAATCGCTTCGCAGCTGGGTTATATTCCCAACCGGCAGGCGGTTCTTCTGGCAAGCAATAAAACAATGAGGGTCGGACTTGTGGTTCGAACCTATAAATCCTTCTCTCCATTTACCCGCAGTTACTTCCCCCGGCTCCTGGACGGTGTGCTTCAAAAAGCGGAGGCCCTGGGATATTCAGTCACTGTTGTCCTGGATAAGAAAAATGATGAATACAAAGACCTGAGTGAAATGATCTACAGCAAGGAAGTGGATGGATTCATTTTCTCTGTTACTCCTCTTGAAGATCCCAGATTCGGAGATCTTCTAAGTCATAAGGTCCCCTTCGTTCTTGTGAACAACCTATTTCAGGGAGCTGACTGTATCAACTGCGACCCCTATGCAGGAACACGGGATGCCCTCTCCCATCTTGCAAGCATGGGTCATAAACATATCGGGTATATAACGGGAGACTCCAACTACTGGGATGGCAAAGAGCGGCTATCTGTATTCCAGAATCTCTGTATGAAACAAGGAATGGAATTCACCCTTTGTCAAGGAAATTTTTCCAAACGAAGCGGGATGGCCGGAGCGGAAAAACTCTTAGCCGACAGATCAGGGCTGACCGCGATAATGGCAGGATCCGACCGTTGCGCCCTTGGGGTGATGGAGTACTGCAAGAAAAAAAATATACGGATTCCTGAAGACATCAGTCTTATAGGATTTGACAACCTCGGTCCTGCCAGAGATTCTGTTCCTGGACTTTCAACCATTCACAATCCGGTCGTACGGATGGGATCGGATGCTATGGAACTGTTATATCAGAGTCTCATTGAGAAAATTGAAAAGAAGACTTCCCTTCTGATTGACTCAGGATTTATTATAAGAGGTTCAACAGGGGTTCCCCGTGGACAATAA
- a CDS encoding Gfo/Idh/MocA family oxidoreductase, with protein MDNKTIRIALIGCGNMGNYYAHNLSLMKDVAIIIACDPSREKLEQFCAKWKIPSGTIDWRELIPREGSSSKIDGIINCSIDKLHGEISNACINSSLPLLAEKPFAVPFETLKNRTPLELKKWLFVINFSKRHIPAIAHVREFLNQGGLGRIHRMELHYRQGWVLNHDFGDWHETSAWFWRLSNDFSHHGVLGDLGSHLFDLACYFCGSVKTISCHLNRIKKNQDKFKGHLLNSIDDAHCLLEMQDGTAVVVNATRTSVGEKDSLSVLISGDKGSIRLMPEESKDSYQLYLVEYGEWQTVACSGTPPKNHEFFIKGIKSSDISDYPGIYEAIYNDVVIEAAVESAQKGWRIDIDSFGEKKLGNIWHNLEQQI; from the coding sequence GTGGACAATAAAACTATAAGAATTGCTTTGATCGGATGTGGAAATATGGGGAATTATTACGCCCATAACCTATCGCTGATGAAGGATGTAGCAATAATAATCGCCTGTGATCCTTCACGGGAAAAATTAGAGCAGTTCTGTGCAAAATGGAAGATCCCCTCGGGTACAATTGACTGGCGGGAACTCATCCCCCGGGAAGGCTCTTCTTCGAAAATCGACGGCATTATCAACTGCTCTATCGATAAGCTCCATGGTGAAATTTCCAACGCCTGCATCAATTCTTCCCTTCCGCTTCTAGCAGAAAAGCCTTTTGCAGTCCCCTTTGAAACATTGAAAAATCGGACTCCCCTGGAATTGAAAAAATGGTTATTTGTTATAAATTTTTCAAAACGTCACATCCCGGCCATTGCCCATGTTCGGGAATTCCTGAATCAGGGAGGCCTGGGCAGAATTCACAGAATGGAGCTTCATTACAGGCAGGGATGGGTTCTGAATCACGATTTTGGTGACTGGCATGAGACCTCCGCCTGGTTCTGGCGCTTAAGCAATGACTTTTCCCATCATGGAGTGCTGGGGGATCTTGGTTCCCATCTCTTCGATCTTGCCTGTTATTTCTGCGGCTCTGTAAAAACCATATCCTGTCATCTGAACAGGATCAAAAAGAATCAGGACAAATTCAAAGGACACCTATTGAATAGTATTGATGATGCCCACTGCCTACTGGAGATGCAGGACGGCACAGCCGTTGTGGTGAATGCGACAAGAACGTCGGTCGGCGAGAAAGATAGTTTGTCAGTACTGATCAGCGGTGACAAGGGTTCTATCAGACTCATGCCGGAAGAAAGCAAAGACAGTTACCAGCTTTACCTCGTAGAATATGGAGAGTGGCAGACAGTCGCCTGTTCAGGTACCCCCCCCAAAAACCATGAATTTTTTATTAAAGGAATCAAGTCTTCAGACATATCGGATTATCCGGGGATTTACGAGGCAATATATAACGACGTGGTAATCGAAGCAGCCGTTGAAAGTGCTCAAAAAGGCTGGCGAATTGATATAGATTCTTTCGGGGAGAAGAAACTGGGGAACATATGGCACAATTTAGAACAGCAGATATAA
- a CDS encoding sugar phosphate isomerase/epimerase, producing MAQFRTADIIPLGTLVRGGEKTFQALDRFIPTGIESVEISFWDTIPKSADLFWMERIAERCEAAGIYISALGIFANSLKNNELKTLAKKDWNTLVDFAQRFQIPVISGFTGRVPGKPVEVSFKPIEDFFTPVANRCLNSGIKLAFENCPMEGNKVDGDWNIAFLPELWEILFNHIFPTDAVGLEFDPAHCVRLKLPVLDLLNDWLPRIHHIHGKDASNQPPQEFRFPGEGSVDWLKIMKLIQTSGYAGTIDLEGYHGEFISHEYEMDNQRKSLNYLKECRLSSARGHSIN from the coding sequence ATGGCACAATTTAGAACAGCAGATATAATTCCTCTGGGAACCCTGGTACGAGGAGGAGAGAAAACTTTTCAGGCTCTGGACAGATTCATACCCACAGGGATCGAATCGGTAGAAATCTCCTTCTGGGACACAATTCCGAAATCGGCCGACCTGTTCTGGATGGAGAGGATTGCAGAAAGATGTGAAGCAGCGGGGATTTATATTTCTGCCTTAGGGATCTTTGCCAACTCTCTGAAAAACAATGAATTGAAGACATTGGCAAAGAAAGATTGGAATACTCTTGTAGACTTTGCCCAGCGGTTTCAGATCCCTGTCATATCCGGTTTTACCGGTAGAGTTCCCGGAAAACCTGTAGAAGTATCTTTTAAGCCAATCGAAGATTTTTTTACTCCTGTTGCGAACAGATGTCTGAACAGCGGGATTAAACTGGCCTTTGAGAATTGCCCCATGGAAGGAAATAAAGTGGATGGTGATTGGAACATCGCCTTTCTTCCTGAACTTTGGGAAATTCTTTTTAATCATATCTTTCCAACTGATGCAGTAGGCCTGGAATTTGACCCGGCCCACTGTGTACGACTCAAACTGCCCGTTCTGGATCTCCTGAATGACTGGTTACCCCGGATTCATCATATTCATGGAAAAGATGCCTCAAATCAGCCTCCTCAGGAATTTCGCTTTCCCGGTGAGGGAAGCGTAGATTGGCTTAAGATTATGAAACTGATCCAAACCTCCGGATACGCCGGGACAATAGATTTGGAAGGGTATCATGGAGAATTCATCTCCCATGAATATGAAATGGATAATCAGAGAAA